The Papaver somniferum cultivar HN1 chromosome 6, ASM357369v1, whole genome shotgun sequence genome segment TGATATAGCTTCACAATCACAGATAGAGTAAAATGAGTATCTGTGAATTGAGCATTTTTAGTCAAGATGAAAACCATTGACTAGATATGACTGTTGAAAGATCACCGCCTTTCATTTTTGCGGCAAACTTTTTAAGTTGGTTTGTTTCGTGACTAGATAATCATTGATTAAGCATTTCTTAATTGTTACACAGTACAGTCATTAACACAGATTAACTACTAAAGTTGTGATTAGCATGCTAATTATCAGAGCATCTCATTCTTTTATAGAAGAATTTCTATAATTAAACGAATCTTGCATTTATATTGACCGAAATTAACATTTTCCATGCATTTCATGCTtattttattcaaaatactgtATTACCAAAGGTTTGTTGGTGTGAAACCTTACAATAACTAAGTTTGGTAGCTCTAAATAAATCATACCTAGTATCATCATGTTATAATCAGACTTAAtcttatgatttcaaagatgctTAATCAACAATATAATTGTATTTCGATTTCATTAAAACATTTGTATTATCTAGATATGAGATTTCCGTTCTTAAAATATTATGAAACTAATATGGTTTCAAACAAGAAAACATTAGGAATTTAGAAGATTGTAGATCTATAACTGGAAATTTACTCTTTGCTAAATGTTTTTACCACTGATTGATAAGTATGATGATGGTAAGTAAGTTTTTGAGATTAAAATCTTCAAAATAAGCGGTTTAAAGTTCGATCTCATTCGGAATCATCATATTATGAACTAATAAACACACAAATCATCAATATTTGAGCATATGAAGCTTTTTCATGCAATTTTTCATGTGATTAGACTAAATCATGCATCAGATTAAATCCATAATCTATATTATGTGTAAAATCATGAAGTTCTAAAAAACTAGTCGATGCCAATGTAGATACGTCAAATCTGTTTCGCTCATACCTTCATAATGTCTTATCGTAATCCTTAATCTTAGAGTACAATCTTGATTATCACTATTTTCTTCAATCTCCGATTCGGTCTCCGGTGACGTGAAGTTAGGATTTTTTGATAATCTTCTAAATCGATTAAGGTTAATGGTGGCTAGAAGAGAATCAGATAGAGAGGAGAGAGAATTTgcagatttttattttctattatcCGAATGAACTTGTATACATCATCAGCCTTTCCGGCTATTTGTACATGATATGAATATGAGAGTTACATGTAGATGACTAAGCATGTGATAACTTGGACTTAATAGTTTCCCGCCTTGTGCTTTACCCGATCTGGGACAATTCCTCGTTATGACTACCTAGCTTCCCAGGTCTCCCCTCAGCTAACAACATCGAGAATCTTCATAGTTTCGCACCTGGACGCAGGTCTGCCATGCCTAACCCCGTGTCTCTGTCTTGTTTGATTCTTGGACATCTGGTTCAGGTCTTCGACGTCTGACCTTGAGTCCTATTCCATGTCTCAACTGTATTACTCTTCAGTTGTCAGTTCTCAGGTATATGCTATATTTTGTCATCTACAACGGTTTTTGAGGAGTTTGTTTTGGCAGTCAATTGAGAATTTTTTGTTGCCAAATTTttgtaagagcatctccaatgcaaggggtcaacgtcttaaaatagcatgacacataggatttaagATCTTTTCCACTCAATTTCCATCCGCGATATATGGACTAAGGTTATAAAAAGAAATGACATGGCTAAGTGGGGGTAAAGGAGAACTTCATGACCTCGAGTCTTAAGTCCACATCATCTTCTGTCTCTAAGTTACCTTGGAGAATGGAGATGAAACTTAGGTATCCAAAAGGTGTAAATAAAACCTCCACATTGGACGACCTTAACCCTAGTTAAAAAATGTGCAAGTGAAACAGGATTTAGTGTAGTGAGTACTTAGTACTGAAATGTCAGTGTAGTATGGTTCCTGGATTCAGTACTTATTTAGTGAGTTCCAGATAAAATGTATTCAGATATTGCCTAGTGACGATACAGGTAGAAAACCCTCTTATGTAATATGGACATTAAAGCTTAAATTAAGTTATGGGTTACAATATTCAATTAGGTCTTCAAGACTTGCAAACATAAAAATTCTACAGTGATCTACCAAATAAATTTGAACCATGGAAACAACAGGTAAAACCCTGGAAGAGGAGACATTATTATCATCGCTTCTAGTGATCAGTTGACAGCACGGAGTTATGCCCATCTTGTCTCCAGAATCCAGCACTTGGTTAGTCAGGTTTCACCCAAGAAATTTATGCACAAAGTTATTTATTTTACTTCAAGATGCTGAAGCTAAATCCTGTAAAAATGTGACAACATCATCTGCTGAGCTAAGTAGGTATCGTGCATTGGACCTTTTCCGACCAACGGCACAAGAGAAATAATTCTCGCCCTTGAGGTCAAGAACTGATGAACCCTCATTCCAGGTGATAGTCTCTGGTGCTGCGCGCAATGCACTGGAGCTGTTTTGATGAGTGTTTCTTTTCTCAAGGCTCACAGAGGAGGACTTATGTGTTCTGCTATTCTGCGAAGTTTTCGACCCATTTTTATGAGGCATTATCTTTGGAGTAGTCCGTTTCTGATCTACTAGAGATGTCTTCACTGGATCGACAACCTTGCTCCTTGAAGTAGCTGCGGATTCAGATGGAAGTTCTGGCTCGAAAAATGTGTATATGTCTTCATCCTGGGAAAGCAATGTATCCTTAGAAAATGGCTTTTGATAGGAAGAGACTGTTTCAAATAGTAATGTATATTTCGAACTATTTGTTTATTCAACATCATGTATTGGCATATTGTTACAAGGAAATATAATATATGAAGCAGTGATTTTCTAATCACTCATTacaataaccaaaaaaaaaaaaatccaatacaGGTAAGCTTTATATTTTACCTGCTAATAGGTAGAGACAGTACAAATATGAATATTTGCTGTCGTAATATTGAACTTAAGTTAAAGAGCAAACATACCTTTCCTAGAAAATGCCCAACACACAGGACATAATCAATTGGCGTGACCATGCATTTGTTATGAACAATCTCTCCTAAGATACGGTCAACAGCTGCCCCCTGGTAATAAGGCATGATCAAAAGTATCAAATATGGAAGAAACACATTCTTTCAcactaaaaaaaattgttaaaataCTGGATTACAAACCTTTGTGACACCAACAGATCGGACCTCAACTGAACGGCTGCCTTGGACAACATCAACAGCAGCATTAGAAATTGGGCCAGTCCATAGATGTTGTAACATATCCCTTGCTTGGAGCCTCCCAAATTCAACATCTTTATTTTGAAATGAGATGCGAAGGAAAGAATTGACATTTCATCAGAAAAGGAATTAGATAAAGAAAGTCAACAAAGCTGATGGGATTTGAACATTCGAAATTGAGGAAAGAAAACCAATACCTGCGTATTTGTAATTCCAAACGAGTGAAGTCTCACGAAGTTCAAAATGAGATCGTGGTGTTCTTTCTGTGAAATACTCGAAAACATGCTGGAAATTCGTTAAAAAGACGTAAACTCAGCAGTCTGGGACGGCCCATAAATGGATATATTCAAACTGCAATGGATATATTGATAATATATGAATCATAAGAAAAATCTATGTATACGTGAGCACCTTGACACTGTCAACCCAATCCATATTGAGATGTTCTGGCATTGTTGTCATCCAATCCCCATTTGTAGGTCGCAAAAACATCCCATTTTCTGCTGCTAACCACATATCGTAATCTCCGAAATTCTGTGGATTTACTCATTTATTTGGAGACTGAATTATGTATATAGACAATGAAAAGGAAAGCTAAAGTACACGAACTTTACTTCATCTAGAACACTTCTGTCACTTCCACTGACGACAACAATTGTTGTTCTTGGATCACTGCAAAGATTTCTCAGTGGTTCTTTCAAATCTGGGTGCAATTTAAGCTCCATTTCTTTTATTTGATCACCTCCTCTTCTCCCAGGAGTGTCCACCGGTTCAGTCAACGTCGAATTAAAACCCTATATAACAATGAAATCCAAGCTAAAGATTTTGGTTTCTGATGGACACAGAAGTTTCAAGGAACAACATGCAGTTAGGGAGTCTATATTGAAAGCACGGACGTGTGTGATAGGCCATCACTGATGGCAGGAATGACTTCTGGAAGATATCGTATTTAGAATTCTCGAGTTGTCAACTATCATTCTTTTTTCCCTAAACTTACTCTATTAAAACAACAATATCATGTTTCAATGTTTCATGAAAAACGATGCATTTTAAATGAGATATTGAAGTTTCCTTATTTATACTTACAGACCTGTGCCAAACAAAAAAGAGATAAAGATGCGAAGGAGTTCACAGAAGATGAAAGTCATACTAGACGAACAAGTTGTGGAAGATACCATGCGCTAAAGACTAGAACAGTTTGACAAACAAGTTGTGGAAGATCCATTCATTTAGGTACAGTAACCGACCAATCTAAGATGCACTTACCATGATGTACTTATCTGTGCTGTGCTTGGGAATTTTGTTTCTAGGTGATACTATCACAAACTGGATTTTCATTACAGAACATTAAAAGGAGAATACCAGTATGAGCAATCGATTCCTAGATTGCAGGTAGCGTTCGACTGCAGCTTTGATTGGAAGAATTGGTGGAACTTGTCTCATCCTTAGTTGAGCTTCCACAATGGTATCATTCAGTTCACTATGTACAGCACAGACGTGACatggaaacaaaagaaaaactcaaaTTAACATTATACAGTTGAAAGCGAGGTAAAGAACTAAATCAAGTAATTACACATATATTAACTACGCGAGATTAGCCAAGACATGGAAGTATGGATAACTCCCATTGACTAATGTTTATGAACATCAGAGTTTCCACATTGCAACTGAACTCAATGATTTGATCAAAAATCTCTCTTTCGCGAAGATCTTAATCGAGgctaatggaattttgacaacCAACACTAAGACATCCAATGTCCAAAAGTATAGTAATTATGTTTCATCATGTCGTAGAACCCGTTAATGTAGGGTCCCAGTTTGATGCAAGGGAGAACTATAATTCACCCAGAATATTACATCTTCAAATGATCATATGTTTCAGCAGAATATATGGGTAGTCTTTAGGGGTCCCCCTGCCCTTAATGCAAATGCATGTTAGTTGATCTGTTCTAATTTGTTTCTACTACTACATTGTGATTaataactgggaatggttcacTTGAATCAACATCTTCAAAAAAAGTCCACACAGTTCAATGAGAAGTTAAGAGATGCAAGTTATTTAAGCACCCTACTGCAGAATTAACTTCACGCAGGTTTAAGGTTAATTAATTGATATGCAGGCAACATATTTCTCTAAACATGAGTTGTAGTGACAACAGTTATGgagaagtaattttgggtacctGACGAAGGTTTCTGCCCAATCTTGAGCAGTGTGGGTGGTCACATGCATGAAGTTATGTCGGTGCCTTTTTTCTCTTTCATCAGCAGGCATATTCAAAGCATAACCAATGGAGGATGCAACTTCTGTGATGTTCCATGGGTTAACGAGTATAGCACCTGCACCAAGTGATTGTGCTGCTCCGGCAAACTAGAaatggatcaaacaaaaaatgaGAGCTGGGGATTTTCTGATTACCACAAACAATTAAAAAGCTGTGTAATATTACACTTTTTAAAACAAATTTTAGCATGAAAAACACATCCCTCTACCCAAGCCTTTCCCTAATTTCAGCTACCTATATTTTTTCACCAATTGCCTTGGTTGATTCTGAAGTTCCCAACATATTTCAAACATTTCATTTTCGGACTAATAGACTCGCCTGCCAGTCTTAACAGTTACTTTCCCATGTAATAGATGCTTCCAGCAGTCTTAACCTAGTGAGTGTACACTAATCTGGATTGATAAATTACCTCACTGAGGATGAGAACTCCTTTCTTTGAATCTTGGCACGCAACAAACTCGTAACTGACTAGGTTCATTCCATCCCTCAAAGACGTCACAAGAGCCACATCTGATCGTGAAAAAATGATTAAGAACTGAGacataaattgtaaactagggaGAGATCGTTATAAACAATAAGTGCATTCCCAATTAATTTGTGGAATTTTGGAAACCAACTGAAACAAAGGTTCTAATTCCCAAGCAATCAATCCTATAAATAAGAACCAAGAAAGTGTGAAACTCTACTAAGAGAAATGCCACCGATGGTCATGATCATGCAGATGCTTTTACTAGCCATCTTTGGTACTGCATAGTTCAAGAGAAGGGTGGCCAGGTAATTTCCACCCGACCTACATGTACAGATCACCAAGAAAGCTAGCAGCTGTGCTACGGAGTGAAAGCTAGAGACTGC includes the following:
- the LOC113289756 gene encoding alpha,alpha-trehalose-phosphate synthase [UDP-forming] 1-like, whose amino-acid sequence is MPGNKYNGYPSIPPTRLERLLRERELRKFNRTFQPHDDSNEGNNRDSEFLDNDLGLRDSNNWDTPYEEEFLEPASATRALNEGYERKDGRPTKQRLLVVANRLPVSAVRRGEDSWSLEISAGGLVSALLGVKEFEAKWIGWAGVNVPDEIGQRALTKALAEKRCIPVFLDEEIVHQYYNGYCNNILWPLFHYLGLPQEDRLATTRSFQSQFDAYKKANQMFADVVNQHYEEGDVVWCHDYHLMFLPKCLKEYNSTMKVGWFLHTPFPSSEIHRTLPSRSELLRSVLAADLVGFHTYDYARHFVSACTRILGLEGTPEGVEDQGKLTRVAAFPIGIDSDRFIRALELPKVQDHIRELKERFAGRKVMLGVDRLDMIKGIPQKILAFEKFLEENPSWHDKVVLLQIAVPTRTDVPEYQKLTSQVHEIVGRINGRFGTLTAVPIHHLDRSLDFHALCALYAVTDVALVTSLRDGMNLVSYEFVACQDSKKGVLILSEFAGAAQSLGAGAILVNPWNITEVASSIGYALNMPADEREKRHRHNFMHVTTHTAQDWAETFVSELNDTIVEAQLRMRQVPPILPIKAAVERYLQSRNRLLILGFNSTLTEPVDTPGRRGGDQIKEMELKLHPDLKEPLRNLCSDPRTTIVVVSGSDRSVLDENFGDYDMWLAAENGMFLRPTNGDWMTTMPEHLNMDWVDSVKHVFEYFTERTPRSHFELRETSLVWNYKYADVEFGRLQARDMLQHLWTGPISNAAVDVVQGSRSVEVRSVGVTKGAAVDRILGEIVHNKCMVTPIDYVLCVGHFLGKDEDIYTFFEPELPSESAATSRSKVVDPVKTSLVDQKRTTPKIMPHKNGSKTSQNSRTHKSSSVSLEKRNTHQNSSSALRAAPETITWNEGSSVLDLKGENYFSCAVGRKRSNARYLLSSADDVVTFLQDLASAS